The following coding sequences are from one Pocillopora verrucosa isolate sample1 chromosome 5, ASM3666991v2, whole genome shotgun sequence window:
- the LOC136280668 gene encoding uncharacterized protein, with the protein MEVGDPKQLTVQATQQCNAAVARLRHIRTRINRRRGRMWRNSRRTEQWWLNLFDGILPEREWKKNLRMDRAVFMSVVDELRPFLQPGRSPRGLDVLSVEKQLAMTLYFLKDLGSLMMTANAFGVVNCTVSLLVRKVHDIITNVLGPRYIKLPNTIHKLNKLVNGMENKYGFPQAFGCVDGTHIPTVQPSENPHDYCGLMH; encoded by the coding sequence GCAATTAACTGTTCAGGCAACGCAGCAGTGCAATGCCGCTGTTGCACGACTTCGACACATTCGAACAAGAATTAACCGTCGTCGAGGTAGAATGTGGAGAAATTCGAGGAGGACAGAACAGTGGTGGCTTAACTTGTTCGATGGAATTTTGCCGGAAAGAGAGTGGAAGAAGAACTTGAGAATGGACCGTGCAGTTTTCATGTCTGTAGTAGACGAATTGCGGCCCTTTCTTCAACCTGGTAGGAGTCCAAGGGGACTTGATGTGTTgtctgttgaaaaacaactggCCATGACTCTATACTTTTTGAAGGATCTAGGCTCTCTCATGATGACCGCAAATGCATTTGGAGTTGTAAATTGCACAGTCTCCTTGTTGGTTCGAAAAGTACACGACATTATCACTAATGTTTTAGGCCCAAGATACATAAAATTACCCAATACCATTCATAAATTGAATAAACTTGTTAATGGCATGGAAAATAAATATGGGTTTCCACAAGCCTTTGGATGCGTAGATGGTACACATATTCCCACTGTACAACCGAGTGAGAATCCCCACGACTACTGCGGCTTAATGCACTAG